In a single window of the uncultured Dysgonomonas sp. genome:
- a CDS encoding heavy metal-associated domain-containing protein: MTVILMMGISTTVDAQNKKPLKNDKETVLFDVSMTCENCQKRIEKNIAFEKGVTDMKVDLENKTVQIEFKKTQTTVENLKAAIEKLGYEVKIHNSEQKK; the protein is encoded by the coding sequence ATGACGGTTATTTTAATGATGGGTATAAGTACAACAGTAGATGCTCAGAATAAAAAACCATTGAAGAATGATAAAGAGACAGTTCTATTCGATGTGTCAATGACTTGTGAGAATTGTCAGAAGCGTATTGAAAAGAATATTGCATTCGAAAAAGGAGTTACGGATATGAAGGTAGATCTTGAAAATAAAACAGTACAGATCGAATTCAAGAAAACTCAGACAACGGTGGAGAATCTTAAAGCCGCAATTGAAAAATTAGGCTATGAGGTTAAGATACATAATAGTGAACAGAAAAAATAA
- the gcvP gene encoding aminomethyl-transferring glycine dehydrogenase: MKSERFQHRHIGINAEEEKIMLAKIGVKTLDELIDQTIPQNIRLQRGLSLPEALSEREYAEEMALIASKNRICASYIGMGWYDTVCPAPIFRNVFENPVWYTSYTPYQAEISQGRLEALMNFQTMVSELTGLPLSNCSLLDEATAGAEAAAMMHALRSRDQVKNGANKLFVDKNIFPQTLAVINTRAVPQGIEVVVGDYKVFDINSEFFGAVIQYPNSNGSVEDYTAFTEKVHAAGCKVAVATDLMALTLLVPPGEWGADIAFGSSQRFGIPMFYGGPSAGFFATKEENKRNVPGRIIGVSKDAYGKSAYRMALQTREQHIKREKATSNICTAQALLATMAGFYAVYHGPKGLKEIAKRIHSATALIADELKELGYTVLNEQYFDTLKIGLASGVSQYSLREYAEMRDINLRYYEGGEVGISIDEAITEYKAHELLAVFSLAAGRMEVFMIDDLPEKLTIKDEFLRKSEYLQHEVFNSYHTETELMRYIKRLDRKDISLAQSMISLGSCTMKLNAASELLPLSLGGFQNIHPFAPQSQTQGYNELIEELGEYLKEITGFAGVSFQPNSGAAGEYAGLMTIRKYQESIGQGHRNIILIPASAHGTNPASAIQAGYDTVTIDCDTHGNVVLEDLQAKADLHKDNLAGCMITYPSTHGIFEKEIKEMCKVVHEKGGQVYMDGANMNAQVGLTNPGFIGADVCHLNLHKTFAIPHGGGGPGEGPICVAEHLIPFLPHHPELDGSTVNTVASAPFGSAGILPITYGYIRMLGSEGLTHATKIAILNANYLAECFKDTYGVVYRGTSGRVGHELILECRKVKDTSGITESDIAKRLMDYGYHAPTLSFPVHGTLMIEPTESESLAELNRFVDTMNQIWEEIKEVENGTYTKEDNVLVNAPHPEYEVCADEWKHAYPRSKAAYPLQFVKDNKFWINVARIDNAFGDRNLITCLCDMG, translated from the coding sequence ATGAAAAGCGAAAGATTCCAACATCGCCATATTGGCATCAATGCAGAAGAAGAGAAAATAATGTTGGCTAAAATCGGGGTGAAAACCCTTGATGAGCTGATAGATCAGACGATTCCTCAGAATATCCGTTTGCAAAGAGGATTGAGTTTGCCGGAAGCTCTTAGTGAACGCGAATATGCCGAAGAAATGGCACTGATAGCTTCGAAAAACCGTATATGCGCTTCGTATATAGGGATGGGATGGTACGATACAGTATGCCCTGCACCTATTTTCCGTAATGTATTCGAAAATCCGGTTTGGTACACATCTTATACACCATACCAGGCGGAAATATCTCAAGGCCGTCTCGAAGCCTTAATGAACTTTCAGACAATGGTGAGCGAGTTGACAGGTCTTCCTCTATCTAATTGTTCCCTGCTAGATGAAGCTACAGCAGGAGCCGAAGCGGCAGCAATGATGCATGCCCTTCGCAGTCGCGATCAGGTGAAAAACGGAGCAAACAAATTGTTTGTTGATAAAAATATATTTCCGCAAACACTCGCAGTAATTAATACCCGTGCCGTACCACAAGGTATAGAGGTCGTGGTTGGCGATTATAAGGTGTTTGATATTAACAGTGAATTTTTCGGTGCTGTTATCCAATACCCGAATTCGAACGGTAGTGTAGAAGACTATACAGCTTTCACGGAAAAAGTGCATGCAGCAGGATGCAAAGTCGCTGTAGCTACCGATCTGATGGCGTTGACCTTGTTAGTTCCTCCGGGAGAATGGGGCGCAGACATTGCTTTCGGAAGCAGCCAACGGTTTGGTATTCCGATGTTTTATGGGGGCCCTTCAGCCGGATTCTTTGCAACAAAAGAAGAAAACAAACGGAATGTGCCCGGACGTATCATCGGTGTATCGAAAGACGCTTATGGTAAGTCGGCGTATCGTATGGCATTACAAACCCGCGAACAGCATATCAAGCGGGAGAAAGCAACGTCGAATATTTGCACTGCTCAGGCGCTGTTGGCTACTATGGCCGGTTTCTATGCCGTATATCATGGGCCTAAAGGCTTGAAGGAGATTGCAAAACGGATTCACTCCGCAACAGCATTGATTGCAGATGAACTGAAAGAACTGGGCTATACTGTCCTTAATGAACAGTATTTTGATACCTTAAAAATAGGTTTGGCCAGTGGTGTCTCCCAATATTCTCTGCGTGAATATGCTGAAATGCGTGATATCAATCTGCGTTATTACGAAGGTGGGGAAGTCGGTATCAGCATAGATGAGGCTATTACGGAATATAAAGCCCACGAACTTCTGGCTGTATTTTCCCTTGCAGCCGGACGTATGGAGGTATTTATGATTGATGATCTTCCCGAAAAATTGACTATCAAAGATGAATTCCTCCGTAAAAGTGAATACCTGCAGCATGAAGTATTTAATTCATACCATACAGAAACCGAGTTGATGCGCTATATTAAACGCCTCGATAGGAAAGACATCTCTCTGGCACAGTCCATGATATCCCTTGGTTCATGTACTATGAAACTGAATGCAGCATCAGAATTACTCCCTCTTTCATTGGGCGGGTTCCAGAATATCCATCCTTTTGCACCTCAGTCGCAGACTCAGGGATATAATGAATTGATAGAAGAACTGGGTGAATATCTTAAAGAAATAACAGGCTTTGCCGGGGTTAGTTTCCAACCTAATTCGGGTGCAGCCGGAGAATATGCCGGCCTGATGACAATCCGTAAATATCAGGAGAGTATCGGACAGGGGCATCGCAACATTATCCTTATTCCTGCGTCGGCTCACGGTACTAATCCTGCATCCGCTATACAGGCCGGATATGATACTGTTACAATAGATTGCGATACACATGGGAATGTAGTACTGGAGGATTTGCAAGCGAAAGCTGATCTGCATAAAGATAATCTGGCAGGATGTATGATTACATATCCGTCTACACATGGTATTTTCGAAAAGGAGATAAAGGAAATGTGCAAGGTTGTCCATGAAAAAGGAGGACAGGTGTATATGGACGGAGCAAATATGAATGCACAGGTTGGACTGACCAATCCGGGCTTTATCGGTGCCGATGTCTGTCACCTCAATCTCCATAAAACATTTGCTATCCCTCATGGCGGCGGCGGCCCTGGTGAAGGTCCTATTTGTGTGGCTGAGCACCTGATCCCGTTTCTTCCTCACCATCCCGAGCTGGATGGCAGTACGGTGAATACTGTTGCTTCTGCTCCGTTTGGCAGTGCGGGGATATTGCCTATTACTTATGGATATATCCGTATGCTGGGTTCAGAAGGTCTTACGCATGCGACAAAAATAGCTATACTGAATGCAAACTATCTGGCCGAATGCTTTAAAGATACTTATGGTGTCGTTTACAGAGGTACATCGGGCAGGGTAGGACATGAATTGATTCTGGAATGTCGCAAGGTGAAGGATACATCCGGTATAACAGAATCGGACATTGCCAAGCGTTTGATGGATTACGGTTACCACGCTCCTACATTGTCTTTCCCCGTACACGGTACATTGATGATAGAGCCTACCGAGAGTGAAAGCCTTGCAGAACTTAACCGTTTTGTAGATACAATGAACCAGATATGGGAGGAAATCAAGGAAGTGGAGAATGGTACATATACTAAAGAAGATAATGTACTGGTGAATGCTCCTCATCCTGAATATGAAGTATGTGCCGACGAATGGAAACATGCTTATCCGCGATCTAAAGCAGCTTATCCTCTTCAGTTTGTAAAGGATAATAAATTCTGGATAAATGTAGCCCGTATAGATAATGCATTTGGTGATCGGAACCTGATTACCTGTCTGTGTGATATGGGATAA
- a CDS encoding copper resistance protein NlpE: protein MKKLFIIIATMGLMYSCGGGTQKGQEEKASVDEFSEIAKQVKDEHNAKNSLDYQGTYTGKIPTASGEGMVVSITLSDSTFVKNTEYVNKKNSKSEEKGKYTWNAAGNTIVLDGVKDAPNQYFVGENTLTQLDMEGNKITGDMADLYILKK from the coding sequence ATGAAAAAATTATTTATCATTATTGCAACTATGGGATTGATGTATAGCTGTGGTGGTGGCACTCAGAAAGGACAGGAAGAAAAAGCTTCTGTTGATGAATTCTCTGAAATCGCAAAACAAGTGAAAGATGAGCATAACGCTAAAAATTCACTTGATTATCAAGGAACATATACAGGTAAAATACCTACAGCCAGTGGTGAAGGTATGGTTGTTTCCATTACATTATCTGATAGTACATTTGTTAAAAATACAGAGTATGTAAATAAGAAAAACAGTAAATCGGAAGAAAAAGGAAAATATACCTGGAATGCTGCCGGTAATACCATAGTTCTGGATGGTGTTAAAGATGCGCCTAATCAGTATTTTGTAGGAGAGAATACATTGACTCAGCTGGATATGGAGGGTAATAAAATTACCGGAGATATGGCCGACCTGTATATTTTGAAGAAATAA
- a CDS encoding MBL fold metallo-hydrolase, with protein sequence MNVKIFEFNPISENTYVAYDETKECVIIDPGCFFPDEKALLLNFILDNDLVVKHLLNTHLHFDHIFGNNFIYEQFHLETEANKGDEFLLEQLPAQLQMFGFKNESAEIPRISKYLNENDVVTFGNQRFIVLEIPGHSPGSIIFYNQDAGCAFVGDVLFRGSVGRTDLAGGSHEQLIAGIKSKLLTLPKETVIYSGHGPLTTIGEEIKSNFYLQ encoded by the coding sequence ATGAACGTAAAAATATTTGAATTTAACCCGATTAGCGAAAATACATATGTAGCATATGATGAAACAAAGGAGTGTGTTATCATCGATCCGGGTTGTTTCTTCCCGGATGAGAAGGCGCTTTTACTGAATTTTATCCTCGATAACGATTTGGTAGTGAAGCACCTCTTGAATACTCATCTGCATTTTGACCATATATTCGGAAATAATTTTATATACGAACAGTTTCATCTGGAAACAGAGGCAAACAAAGGAGATGAATTTCTTCTGGAGCAATTGCCGGCCCAATTGCAAATGTTCGGCTTTAAGAATGAAAGTGCTGAAATCCCCCGGATTAGCAAGTATCTGAATGAAAACGATGTGGTGACATTCGGTAATCAGAGATTTATAGTTCTGGAAATACCGGGACATTCGCCGGGCAGCATCATTTTCTATAATCAGGATGCAGGCTGTGCTTTTGTCGGAGATGTATTGTTCAGGGGAAGTGTAGGGCGTACCGACCTTGCCGGAGGAAGCCATGAACAGCTTATTGCCGGTATAAAGAGCAAACTGCTCACACTGCCTAAAGAAACAGTCATATATTCAGGCCACGGGCCATTAACTACAATAGGAGAAGAAATCAAAAGTAATTTTTATTTACAATAA
- a CDS encoding nucleoside kinase, translating to MENKVTIHCTNTDSYKDFPVGTSLIDIMKGFSLKTEFPVVNARVNNKTEPLDYQAYHNKTVTFVELTEPSGMRTYVRSLCFLLAKAVSEIFPEGQLYIEHPISLGYFCRIINVSSVIDQAAIESIKTKIREYIDADMRFEGVEEETVQVVKMFRERGFEDKAILLETSGEMYSKYYRLGDSVDYFYGCLVPSAGYIDIYDLLLYNDGLLLRVPNRSNPIELEPVIEQPKMYNVYKEHLKFLNIIGLDNVGDMNKANQEGLMPGVIKVSEAYQEKTIANIAEQIAARSEDGVRVVLISGPSSSGKTTFRMRLEVQLMVNLLKPVGLSLDNYFVDRDKTPLDEDGGYDFESLYALDIPKFNEDLESLLKGEEIELPTFNFTTGQREYKGDKLKLDEHTILVIEGIHGLNPDLTIAIPDYQKFKIYVSALTTISLDNHNWIPTTDNRLLRRLIRDYRYRSYSAIDTLSRWASVRKGEDKWIFPYQENADVMFNSAMMYEFAALRRYAEPILSQVPNNAPEYAEAHRLLKFLKYFNYINDRELPPTSLLREFVGGSSFKY from the coding sequence ATGGAAAATAAGGTAACTATTCACTGCACAAATACAGACAGTTATAAGGACTTCCCCGTAGGGACAAGCCTGATTGATATAATGAAAGGTTTTTCTCTGAAGACAGAATTTCCGGTTGTGAATGCAAGGGTTAATAATAAGACTGAACCGCTGGACTATCAGGCCTATCATAATAAAACAGTGACATTCGTTGAGCTGACAGAGCCTTCAGGGATGCGGACTTATGTGCGTTCACTGTGCTTCTTACTGGCAAAAGCAGTTTCGGAAATTTTTCCGGAAGGGCAACTTTATATAGAACATCCGATTTCGCTCGGCTATTTCTGCCGTATTATCAATGTATCTTCTGTTATAGATCAGGCAGCTATTGAATCTATAAAAACGAAGATACGAGAATATATTGATGCTGATATGCGTTTCGAAGGGGTAGAAGAAGAGACAGTGCAGGTTGTAAAAATGTTCAGGGAGAGAGGTTTTGAAGATAAAGCCATTCTGCTGGAGACTTCAGGTGAGATGTATTCTAAATACTACCGTCTGGGAGACTCTGTCGATTATTTTTATGGTTGCCTTGTCCCATCTGCCGGATACATAGATATATATGACTTACTCTTGTATAATGATGGTTTGCTGCTGCGTGTACCTAACCGTAGTAATCCTATTGAACTTGAGCCTGTTATAGAACAACCGAAGATGTATAATGTATACAAAGAGCACCTTAAGTTTCTTAATATAATAGGGTTGGATAATGTTGGCGATATGAATAAAGCCAATCAGGAAGGCTTGATGCCGGGAGTTATAAAAGTGTCAGAAGCCTATCAGGAAAAAACGATTGCTAATATTGCCGAGCAAATCGCAGCCCGCTCCGAAGACGGGGTTAGAGTTGTGCTTATATCAGGGCCTTCATCGTCTGGAAAAACTACGTTTCGTATGCGTCTTGAGGTCCAACTTATGGTAAATCTCTTAAAGCCAGTGGGGCTTTCTCTCGATAATTATTTTGTAGATCGTGATAAGACGCCTCTGGATGAAGATGGCGGATATGATTTTGAATCATTATATGCTTTGGATATACCTAAATTTAATGAAGATCTGGAAAGTTTGTTGAAAGGTGAGGAAATTGAATTGCCGACATTTAACTTTACTACCGGCCAAAGAGAATATAAAGGTGATAAACTAAAGCTCGATGAGCATACAATATTAGTTATAGAAGGCATACATGGGTTGAACCCGGATTTAACAATTGCAATTCCCGATTATCAGAAATTCAAGATATATGTTTCGGCTTTAACAACGATTTCATTGGATAATCATAACTGGATACCTACAACTGATAACCGTTTGCTGCGCCGTTTGATTCGAGACTATCGCTATCGTAGCTATTCAGCTATAGATACTCTGTCACGTTGGGCGAGCGTACGTAAAGGGGAAGATAAATGGATTTTTCCGTATCAGGAAAATGCAGATGTGATGTTTAATTCGGCTATGATGTATGAATTTGCAGCTTTGCGCCGTTATGCAGAACCAATTCTGTCTCAGGTGCCTAACAATGCTCCTGAATATGCAGAGGCACATAGATTACTTAAATTTCTGAAATACTTCAATTATATAAATGACAGGGAGCTGCCACCAACATCTTTGTTGAGAGAATTTGTAGGTGGAAGTAGTTTTAAATATTAA